CGAATGTCGAAGGGATGAACACGCTGCGCTTTCCCGTCGATAATGTCACGTGGGACGACGCGGTCCGCTTTTGTCAGAAGCTTAGCGCAACCGAAGGCCGCACCTATCGCCTGCCCACCGAGGCAGAGTGGGAATACGCCTGCCGCGCAGGAACCGCATCGGATTATCATGCCGGAGATTCCTTGCCCCAGAACGAGGCCCGGATCAGCGCGATGCGAACGGCTGACGCGCAGCGCCCTACGGCGGTAGGATCGTACCGCCCCAATCGATTCGGCCTGTACGACATGCACGGCAACGTGTGGGAATGGTGCTCGGACTGGTACGATAAGAACTATTACACGCAGTCCCCGCGCGAAGATCCACAGGGTCCGGCCGACGGCGACTATCACGCCGATCGCGGCGGCTGCTGGGCCAGCGTCGACGAAACCTGCCGCTCGGCCAATCGACGTAGCGACCCCGCCAACCGGTCCGACATTTTGGGCTTTCGCGTCGTCCTGGTTGCGCCCCAGCCCGAAAAGCAAGACAGCTCGCCAGCCAAACCGAACGATTGTCCCTGATGCGCATCTTCGCGAATCGCCGGGCGCATTAGCCGGCCTGCTGCTTGCCCGCCACAGCGAAGCCGTCGAGAAAGTTGCGCAGCAACTGTTTGCCGACGGGCGTGCCGATTGACTCGGGATGAAATTGGATCCCATAGATCGGAAACTCGCGATGGCGGACGGCCATGATCACCTGGTCCTCGGTCTTGGCCGTGACCTCCAGGCATTCGGGCATCGTTGCCGGATCGCCCACCAGCGAGTGATAACGCATGGCCTGAAACGTGCGCGGGATGCCCGCGAAGAGCGGGTCGCCGTTGTGCAAGACTTCGCTGGTCTTGCCGTGCATCACGTGATCGGCGCGCATCACTCGCCCGCCGAAGGCGTGAATGATTCCCTGGTGCCCCAGGCACACGCCCAGCATGGGGATAGTGCGCCCCAAGTGCAAGATCACCTCGCGGCAGATGCCGAAATAGCGCGCGTCGTCGGGCCGGCCCGGCCCTGGTGAAATAATAATGCGATCCGGACTTTGGCGCGCAAGCTCGGCCAGCGAGACCTTGTCATTGCGAAACACGATCGGCCGCTCGTCGAGCTCTCCCACATATTGAAAGAGGTTGAACGTGAACGAATCGTAGTTGTCGAGGATGACGGTCTTCATGCGACGTTGCGCGTGCTGCTGCACGCTTAGCTTCCGTTGGGCGTAGGCAGGTTTTCTAGCGCCGTGATCAAGGCGCGGGCCTTGTCGAGAGTCTCTTGATACTCGGCGCGCGGGTCCGAGTCGGCCACGACCGCGCCTCCCACGCTGAAGTAACAGCGCCCGTCAGTCACGACAAACGTGCGAATGGCGATCGACAGGTCGATCGTACCGCAGAAATCCAGATAGCCGATCGCGCCGGAATAAATGCCCCGCTTGACCGGTTCCAGCTGGTCGATGATTTTCATGGCCTCGATCTTGGGCGCCCCCGTCATCGAGCCCCCGGGAAACGATGCGCGAATCAGATCCAGCGCATCCCGGTCGTCGGCCAGTTCGCCACGCACGGTCGAAACCAGTTGAAACACCGTGGCATACGGCTCGACCACCATCAGCTCGGGCACATGCACCGAGCCGAATTTGCAAACTCGGCCCAGGTCGTTGCGCACCAGGTCGACAATCATCATGTTCTCGGCCCGATCCTTGAGTGACGTGGTCAGCTCGCGCCGCGCCGCCGCATCCTCGGCAGCACTAAGACCGCGGCGGCGCGTTCCTTTGATCGGGCGGCTCTCTGCCACACGGTCTGGGCCCATGCTCACGTAGCGCTCGGGCGACGACGACAGCACCTGCGCCTCGGGAAATCGCAGGTACGACGCAAACGGCGCCGGATTGATCCGCCGCAATTCTTGATAGAG
Above is a genomic segment from Pirellulales bacterium containing:
- a CDS encoding SUMF1/EgtB/PvdO family nonheme iron enzyme, producing the protein MTLMRVWLVATMSACGAWMACAAHATAYEQEPAAADVVLGERITNSIGMDLKLIPAGEFLMGTAGAAEDDEQQHRVRITRPFYMGVYEVTQVEYRKVMGKNPSYFSATGKSSANVEGMNTLRFPVDNVTWDDAVRFCQKLSATEGRTYRLPTEAEWEYACRAGTASDYHAGDSLPQNEARISAMRTADAQRPTAVGSYRPNRFGLYDMHGNVWEWCSDWYDKNYYTQSPREDPQGPADGDYHADRGGCWASVDETCRSANRRSDPANRSDILGFRVVLVAPQPEKQDSSPAKPNDCP
- a CDS encoding aminodeoxychorismate/anthranilate synthase component II → MKTVILDNYDSFTFNLFQYVGELDERPIVFRNDKVSLAELARQSPDRIIISPGPGRPDDARYFGICREVILHLGRTIPMLGVCLGHQGIIHAFGGRVMRADHVMHGKTSEVLHNGDPLFAGIPRTFQAMRYHSLVGDPATMPECLEVTAKTEDQVIMAVRHREFPIYGIQFHPESIGTPVGKQLLRNFLDGFAVAGKQQAG